In Phormidium yuhuli AB48, one genomic interval encodes:
- a CDS encoding SRPBCC family protein: MSLSRVFEQSIYIRASATTVEHCLTDLQLMHSWLNPALRCEPIGEWDDRLGAQSRFVIQIPLLKPSLISRIVEREPGLIVWSFEGFFLGRDRWECQPQIEGTLLLNRFEFTIPNPIIAFGFDRVAANWTREDMQAQLRRLKRVAERTYRQGV, from the coding sequence ATGTCTTTAAGTCGTGTTTTTGAACAGTCCATTTACATCCGTGCCAGCGCCACCACCGTGGAACACTGTCTAACGGATTTGCAGTTAATGCACAGTTGGCTCAATCCCGCCTTACGCTGTGAACCCATTGGTGAGTGGGATGACCGTCTTGGCGCTCAATCCCGTTTTGTGATTCAAATCCCCCTCCTCAAACCCAGCCTCATCAGTCGCATCGTCGAACGAGAACCGGGATTAATTGTCTGGTCCTTTGAAGGCTTCTTTCTGGGACGCGATCGCTGGGAATGTCAGCCCCAAATCGAAGGAACCCTACTCCTAAACCGCTTTGAATTCACCATCCCGAACCCCATCATCGCTTTTGGCTTCGATCGCGTCGCCGCCAACTGGACGCGGGAGGACATGCAGGCACAACTACGCCGTCTGAAACGAGTTGCGGAGCGCACCTACCGTCAGGGAGTCTAA